From a single Dysidea avara chromosome 14, odDysAvar1.4, whole genome shotgun sequence genomic region:
- the LOC136244774 gene encoding putative autophagy-related protein 11 → MALDYANIQEWTVDETKQWAELHFGEDTALQFEANRVDGETLKMLGEEGSMEQFKACGLSTVMEQLKVKRLLKPAAAADANVPVAQYSPMARTGYKLTKRELNDIPAKHKMVYLMMRNKVAKEARRVWPGNDIPLFRGNKENQAKLNALVEELEECCTTEFFTKDCIKQHIICTLSERRRHIKLGYDYVKSPKTEVAVKPKGVANDQQCEKAKKQGEKAKKEGEKAKKEGEKAKKEGEKAKKEGEKAKKEGEKAKKEGEKAKKEGEKAKKEGEKAKKEGEKAKKEGEKAKLEGEKPKKGEEKANKEEEKAKNKEESNEDSELLQDKGKGDVQNERDEDTEFDDGMQLSV, encoded by the exons ATGGCATTGGATTACGCGAACATTCAGGAGTGGACAGTAGATGAAACAAAACAGTGGGCTGAGCTTCATTTTGGCGAAGACACAGCATTACAGTTTGAAG CCAATAGGGTTGATGGAGAAACGTTAAAGATGCTGGGAGAAGAGGGGTCCATGGAACAATTCAAGGCCTGTGGCTTGTCAACGGTAATGGAGCAGCTTAAGGTGAAACGCCTGTTGAAACCTGCAGCTGCAGCAGATGCTAATGTACCAGTAGCACAGTATTCCCCAATGGCACGTACTGGCTACAAGTTAACAAAAAGAGAGCTGAATGACATTCCAGCCAAACATAAGATGGTCTATTTGATGAT GCGTAATAAAGTGGCCAAAGAAGCAAGGAGAGTTTGGCCAGGAAATGATATTCCTTTGTTTCGGGGCAATAAGGAGAATCAAGCCAAGCTTAATGCTCTAGTAGAAGAGTTGGAGGAGTGCTGCACTACTGAATTTTTTACTAAAGACTGCATTAAGCAGCATATCATATGCACTTTGTCTGAGCGAAGGCGACATATAAAACTAGGATATGATTACGTTAAG TCTCCTAAAACTGAAGTAGCTGTAAAACCGAAAG GTGTCGCTAATGATCAACAATGTGAAAAAGCTAAAAAGCAAGGAGAAAAGGCTAAGAAGGAAGGAGAGAAAGCTAAGAAGGAAGGAGAAAAGGCTAAGAAGGAAGGAGAGAAAGCTAAGAAGGAAGGAGAAAAGGCTAAGAAGGAAGGAGAGAAAGCTAAGAAGGAAGGAGAAAAGGCTAAGAAGGAAGGAGAGAAAGCTAAGAAGGAAGGAGAAAAGGCTAAGAAGGAAGGAGAAAAGGCTAAAAAGGAAGGAGAGAAGGCTAAGCTAGAAGGAGAGAAGCCTAAAAAGGGAGAAGAGAAAGCTAACAAAGAAGAAGAGAAGGCTAAGAATAAAGAAGAGAGTAATGAAGATAGTGAGTTGCTGCAGGATAAGGGGAAAGGAGATGTGCAAAATGAGAGAGACGAAGACACTGAATTTGATGACGGTATGCAATTATCAGTATAG
- the LOC136244775 gene encoding uncharacterized protein, which produces MAGIRSRSSEDLILWNREDVAYCNCSDMESIHTHCPCRECKGKAVYRGTEHRHWKLAQALIGAAVALETPHNGSTIINSSHLEETELPEASAVALSRSSDTTFANASSSSSVTSSSLQLDAAIDHSTTVTLQDEPVMDFDDSTDGHGDRHAASYRSSESTVGDRGANSNPLHVLEAVLKAMKITDDVGGSQANFLSILEFGKEMYYKNHEMQPDENVWPRSWQAALRMLERSGYNEPQDLYICLDSSHPCSFDVIKSQEGSCKYCAKKGSDGIKYSYLPLRNKISQWCQDASFCVKMTAHWQEKDHWISSGMISSGGRKELWDGERFAELAWFWDPQCNWVLPTRCPLCSQVVSSALINGTIGSVVSLICPECHKKFQHRVQSANGDPRNIALIGHWDGWLPFSGSVKHTSGSIDVSIATMYKKDRCSVGEVYVCGFVPSYLLPKKRPNSIDPFLHPLIEEVEDIFINGVEVNYAAEIGGIPPGPATLRCLILLWTGDYPAQSEVAKTISHGIRPCRRCELEGERYQFTSQYYYGNYRYHTRYPWSQKNLISCIPHMKRTETEDRVTVRTTIAKETGFTGLSILHRLHHLYGFNVLTDTVFDAMHNLPLNVGLHHMNYYFDEEIVSKQEVDQRLNVMPWTTELKAGRIPEGLKNRFGHWKAEELQKFIYPASEYVLELVYNTGRDGWSDEDINLLSKLVFRHNILTEESEGTKSCVVTLHNLLHLHEDIIRFSAPDNYWCYTFERVIKCYTNRASNCKNVEHTFARAECRREYMKFCFPDQDSQELCMDICLNPEEMFYASSIKEAQKISSLYSRSRVDSILVGGKHYRLMDTSDLRAASTLVNEQSFESSTIGIFARSIFVSKHGYNGTLYRIGEHCLVNHPGEDTVIEISKIFAIEFSTCTTIYVKGTMFSLVTERDQISIHSYSLNHIVQQTSNQLVALATQVVRKVMLYPHGENFILVDYARTHIPLCSSEVIVPLYPQVGDMVSVSGEGNQIWLAQIHSVDRTACTCQAYFYVANDEPDHELYRRESHRLEKIHFESLINLQNGQWREDGFFHLQSVLH; this is translated from the exons ATGGCTGGTATACGATCACGATCGAGCGAAGATTTGATACTTTGGAACAGGGAAGACGTTGCATATTGTAACTGCTCAGATATGGAAAGTATACATACACATTGCCCGTGTAGAGAGTGCAAAGGAAAAGCAGTGTATCGAGGTACAGAGCATCGTCACTGGAAACTAGCTCAAGCTCTGATTGGGGCTGCTGTAGCTTTAGAAACACCTCACAACGGCAGCACAATAATAAACAGCAGTCATTTAGAGGAGACAGAACTTCCTGAAGCTAGTGCTGTAGCGCTGTCGCGATCGTCTGATACAACATTCGCCAATGCGTCTAGTTCCAGTTCGGTCACGAGTTCGAGTTTGCAATTGGATGCAGCTATAGATCATAGTACAACAGTTACCCTGCAGGACGAACCGGTAATGGATTTTGATGATTCCACTGATGGCCATGGTGATCgtcatgcagctagctatagaAGCAGCGAGAGTACAGTTGGTGATCGTGGTGCAAATAGCAATCCGCTACATGTGCTGGAGGCAGTGCTGAAAGCTATGAAGATCACTGACGATGTTGGAGGATCTCAAGCAAattttttgagcatattagAATTTGGCAAAGAGATGTATTACAAAAATCACGAAATGCAGCCTGATGAAAATGTGTGGCCAAGATCATGGCAAGCAGCCCTTCGTATGCTGGAGAGAAGTGGATATAATGAGCCACAGGATCTCTATATCTGTTTGGATAGTAGTCATCCTTGTTCATTTGATGTCATTAAGTCACAAGAAGGTTCATGCAAATATTGTGCAAAAAAGGGATCTGATGGTATTAAATACTCATATTTGCCACTGAGAAATAAGATTTCACAATGGTGTCAAGATGCAAGCTTCTGTGTGAAGATGACTGCTCACTGGCAAGAGAAAGACCACTGGATAAGCAGTGGGATGATAAGCAGTGGAGGACGAAAAGAGTTGTGGGATGGAGAACGTTTTGCAGAGTTAGCCTGGTTCTGGGATCCTCAGTGTAACTGGGTGCTACCAACTCGCTGTCCGCTATGCTCTCAAGTAGTTAGTTCTGCATTGATTAATGGAACAATTGGCAGCGTAGTGTCGCTAATATGTCCAGAATGTCATAAGAAGTTTCAACATCGTGTTCAGTCAGCAAACGGAGATCCCAGAAATATTGCCTTGATAGGCCACTGGGATGGATGGTTGCCATTTTCTGGAAGTGTAAAACATACTTCAG GTTCCATAGATGTATCTATAGCAACAATGTACAAGAAAGATCGGTGTTCAGTAGGTGAAGTTTATGTGTGCGGATTTGTGCCAAGCTATTTGCTTCCAAAAAAACGACCTAATTCTATTGATCCATTTCTGCACCCATTAATTGAAGAAGTCGAAGACATATTTATTAATG GGGTTGAAGTGAATTATGCTGCAGAAATAGGAGGAATACCACCTGGGCCTGCTACATTAAGATGTTTGATACTTCTGTGGACAGGTGATTATCCTGCACAGTCAGAAGTGGCCAAAACAATTAGCCATGGCATCCGTCCATGTAGGAGATGTGAACTTGAAG GAGAGAGATATCAGTTCACTTCTCAGTATTACTATGGTAACTACCGCTATCATACCCGTTATCCTTGGTCCCAGAAGAATCTAATATCTTGCATTCCCCACATGAAGAGAACTGAAACAGAAGATCGTGTCACTGTGCGAACAACAATAGCTAAAGAAACAGGATTTACAGGATTGTCTATTTTACACCGTTTGCACCACTTATATGGATTCAATGTTCTTACTGACACAGTTTTTGATGCTATGCACAATCTCCCTTTGAATGTTGGTCTCCATCATATGAATTATTATTTTGATGAAGAGATAGTGAGTAAGCAAGAGGTGGATCAAAGGTTAAATGTTATGCCATGGACTACAG AACTGAAGGCTGGAAGAATTCCAGAAGGTCTTAAGAACAGGTTTGGCCACTGGAAAGCAGAAGAGTTACAGAAATTTATTTATCCGGCATCGGAATATGTGCTTG AACTAGTTTACAATACTGGAAGAGATGGCTGGAGTGATGAAGACATCAATTTGCTTTCAAAGCTTGTCTTCAGACACAACATCCTCACAGAAGAATCAGAAGGAACAAAAAGCTGTGTAGTAACTTTACACAATTTGCTGCATCTCCATGAAGACATCATCAGGTTTTCAGCACCTGACAATTACTGGTGCTACACTTTTGAACGTGTGATTAAGTGCTACACTAACCGGGCCTCCAACTGCAAAAACGTAGAGCATACATTTGCTAGAGCTGAATGCAGAAGAGAGTATATGAAATTTTGTTTTCCGGATCAGGATTCACAGGAACTGTGTATGGATATTTGTCTGAATCCGGAAGAGATG TTTTATGCCTCTAGCATTAAAGAAGCCCAGAAGATCAGCTCCTTGTACTCAAGATCTAGAGTCGATTCAATATTGGTCGGAGGAAAGCACTATAGATTGATGGATACTTCAGATCTCAGAGCAGCATCAACATTAGTAAATGAGCAGAGCTTTGAAAGTTCTACAATTGGGATATTTGCACGTAGCATTTTTGTTTCCAAGCATGGTTATAACGGAACCTTATACAGAATTGGAGAACACTGTCTTGTTAACCATCCTGGAGAGGACACTGTGATAGAAATTTCAAAAATCTTTGCAATAGAGTTTTCAACCTGCACCACTATTTATGTCAAAGGTACTATGTTTTCACTAGTGACTGAAAGAGATCAAATCAGCATTCATTCATACAGTTTAAATCATATAGTGCAACAAACATCCAATCAGCTAGTTGCTTTAGCCACACAAGTTGTCCGTAAAGTTATGCTTTATCCTCATGGTGAAAACTTTATTTTGGTTGAttatgcacgcacacacattcCTTTGTGCTCCAGTGAAGTTATTGTTCCTCTGTATCCACAAGTAGGTGATATGGTGTCAGTTAGTGGTGAAGGCAATCAAATTTGGTTGGCCCAAATACACTCAGTCGACAGAACGGCCTGCACTTGCCAAGCATACTTCTATGTTGCAAATGATGAGCCTGATCATGAGCTGTACAGAAGAGAAAGTCATAGACTAGAAAAGATACACTTCGAATCCCTAATAAATTTACAAAATGGACAGTGGCGAGAAGATGGTTTCTTTCATTTGCAATCAGTTTTGCATTAG